From a region of the Pongo pygmaeus isolate AG05252 chromosome 5, NHGRI_mPonPyg2-v2.0_pri, whole genome shotgun sequence genome:
- the LOC129038768 gene encoding olfactory receptor 10C1 — protein sequence MSANTSMVTEFLLLGFSHLADLQGLLFSVFLTIYLLTVAGNFLIVVLVSTDAALQSRMYFFLHILSALEIGYTSVTVPLLLHHLLTGRRHISRSGCALQMFFFLFFGATECCLLAAMAYDRYAAICEPLRYPLLLSHRVCLQLAGSAWACGVLVGLGHTSFIFSLPFCGPNAILQFFCEIQPVLQLVCGDTSLNELQIILAAALLILCPFGLILGSYGRILVTIFRIPSVAGRRKAFSTCSSHLVVVSLFYGTAIFIYIRPKASYDPATDPLVSLFYAVVTPILNPIIYSLRNTEVKAALKRTIRKTVPMEI from the coding sequence ATGAGTGCAAACACCTCCATGGTGACTGAGTTTCTTCTTCTCGGCTTCTCCCACCTGGCCGACCTCCAGGGCTTgctcttctctgtctttctcactaTCTACCTGCTGACCGTGGCAGGCAATTTCCTCATTGTGGTGCTGGTCTCCACTGATGCTGCCCTCCAGTCCCGTATGTACTTCTTCCTGCACATCCTCTCCGCCTTGGAGATTGGCTACACGTCTGTCACGGTCCCCCTGCTACTTCACCACCTCCTCACTGGCCGGCGCCACATCTCTCGCTCTGGATGTGCTCTCCAGatgttcttcttcctcttctttggcGCCACGGAGTGCTGCCTCCTGGCAGCCATGGCCTATGACCGCTATGCAGCCATCTGTGAACCCCTCCGCTACCCATTGCTGCTGAGCCACCGGGTGTGTCTACAGCTAGCTGGGTCGGCATGGGCCTGTGGGGTGCTGGTGGGGCTGGGCCACACCTCTTTCATCTTCTCTTTGCCCTTCTGCGGCCCCAATGCCATCCTGCAGTTCTTCTGTGAGATCCAGCCTGTCCTGCAGCTGGTATGTGGAGACACCTCGCTTAATGAACTGCAGATTATCCTGGCCGCAGCCCTCCTCATCCTCTGCCCCTTTGGCCTCATCCTGGGATCCTACGGGCGTATCCTCGTTACCATCTTCCGGATCCCATCTGTTGCGGGCCGCCGCAAGGCCTTCTCCACCTGCTCCTCCCACCTGGTCGTGGTCTCCCTCTTCTACGGCACCGCCATCTTTATCTATATTCGCCCTAAAGCCAGCTACGATCCGGCCACTGACCCTCTGGTGTCCCTCTTCTATGCTGTGGTCACCCCCATCCTCAACCCCATCATCTACAGCCTGCGGAACACAGAGGTCAAAGCTGCCCTAAAGAGAACCATCCGGAAAACGGTGCCTATGGAGATTTGA
- the LOC129038767 gene encoding olfactory receptor 11A1: protein MEIVSIANKTITEFVLLGFYDIPELHFLFFIVFTAVYVFIIIGNMLIIVAVVSSQRLHKPMYILLANLSFLDILYTSAVMPKMLEGFLQEATISVAGCLLQFFIFGSLATAECLLLALMAYDRYLAICYPLHYPLLMGPSWCMGLVVTTWLSGFMVDGLVVALVAQLRFCGPNHIDQFYCDFMLFVGLACSDPRVAQVTTLILSVFCLTIPFGLILTSYARIVVAVLRVPAGASRRRAFSTCSSHLAVVTTFYGTLMILYVAPSAVHSQLLSKVFSLLYTVVTPLFNPVIYALRNKQVHQVLRKILYIKRTETLD from the coding sequence ATGGAAATTGTCTCCATAGCAAACAAAACTATTACTGAATTTGTCCTCCTTGGCTTCTATGACATCCCTGAgctgcattttttgttttttattgtattcACTGCTGTCTATGTCTTCATCATCATAGGAAATATGCTGATTATTGTAGCAGTGGTTAGCTCCCAGAGGCTCCACAAACCCATGTATATTTTGTTGGCGAATCTGTCCTTCCTGGATATTCTCTACACCTCCGCAGTGATGCCAAAAATGCTGGAGGGCTTCCTGCAAGAAGCAACAATCTCTGTGGCTGGTTGCTTGCTCCAGTTCTTTATCTTCGGCTCTCTAGCCACAGCTGAATGCTTACTGCTGGCTCTCATGGCATATGATCGCTACCTGGCAATTTGCTACCCACTCCACTACCCACTCCTGATGGGGCCCAGTTGGTGCATGGGGCTGGTGGTCACAACCTGGCTCTCTGGATTTATGGTAGATGGACTGGTTGTGGCCCTGGTGGCCCAGCTGAGGTTCTGTGGCCCCAATCACATTGACCAGTTTTACTGTGACTTTATGCTTTTCGTGGGCCTGGCTTGCTCAGATCCCAGAGTGGCTCAGGTGACAACTCTGATTCTGTCTGTGTTCTGCCTCACTATTCCTTTTGGTCTGATTCTGACATCTTATGCCAGAATTGTGGTGGCAGTGCTGAGAGTTCCTGCTGGGGCAAGCAGGAGAAGGGCTTTTTCCACATGCTCCTCCCACCTAGCTGTAGTGACCACATTCTATGGAACGCTCATGATCTTATATGTTGCACCCTCTGCTGTCCATTCCCAGCTCCTCTCCAAGGTCTTCTCCCTGCTCTACACTGTGGTCACCCCTCTCTTCAATCCTGTGATCTATGCCCTGAGGAACAAGCAGGTGCATCAGGTACTTCGGAAGATTCTCTATATCAAACGAACTGAAACACTTGACTGA